Proteins encoded within one genomic window of Vulgatibacter sp.:
- a CDS encoding FecR domain-containing protein, translating to MTSCPSFETLSRAASEGTDAALGAHLQRCATCAATLERLRSLGSLARALPVAGPEPEAARRLEQRIVAGAMQTRPLQPRRWTARTAGIAAAAAALLVVVAGLALRVPQEGQQELRGTVVAAAGTRYEHFTRHPSVPGEGVAEWVELSEGRIDLEVEHLQEGERFVVSTADAEVEVRGTAFRVEAEEGRLQLVTVRSGRVEVRFGARAPVLLLPGERWERREVVEPVAAPAAGVAAAAPVEPAPVPQQPRPRRHRSARVQAVVENPAPAPAPAPAPAPAPAPAAAPTPEPSEPPAAERAFAAAWELLRGGDPAGAAAAFGAIDSLAPAPPLAEDAAYWRIVALGNAGDPGAATPAMERFLRDHPGSRRAGEVHLMLGLRLLATGQHPAARRHLERAAADPLPAIRSSAAAALERID from the coding sequence ATGACCTCCTGTCCTTCGTTCGAGACCCTCTCCCGCGCTGCTTCCGAAGGGACCGACGCGGCGCTGGGTGCCCACCTGCAGCGCTGCGCCACCTGCGCCGCGACCCTGGAGCGGCTCCGCTCCCTCGGCTCCCTCGCCCGCGCGCTCCCGGTCGCGGGGCCTGAGCCCGAGGCGGCGCGGCGCCTCGAGCAGCGGATCGTCGCAGGCGCGATGCAGACGCGGCCGCTGCAGCCGCGGCGGTGGACGGCGCGGACCGCCGGCATCGCCGCTGCCGCAGCAGCGCTGCTCGTCGTCGTCGCCGGGCTCGCGCTGCGGGTGCCGCAGGAGGGGCAGCAGGAGCTGCGGGGCACCGTGGTCGCTGCAGCCGGCACGCGCTACGAGCATTTCACCCGGCACCCGAGCGTGCCGGGTGAAGGCGTGGCGGAGTGGGTGGAGCTCTCGGAGGGGCGGATCGATCTCGAGGTGGAGCACCTGCAGGAGGGGGAGCGCTTCGTCGTCTCCACCGCGGATGCGGAGGTCGAGGTGCGCGGCACCGCCTTCCGGGTCGAGGCGGAGGAGGGGAGGTTGCAGCTGGTGACGGTCCGGAGCGGCAGGGTGGAGGTCCGTTTCGGCGCGCGGGCCCCGGTGCTGCTCCTGCCCGGCGAGCGCTGGGAGCGGCGCGAGGTGGTGGAACCCGTGGCGGCGCCGGCTGCGGGGGTAGCGGCGGCGGCTCCGGTGGAGCCTGCGCCCGTTCCGCAGCAACCGCGGCCCCGGCGACATCGGTCCGCTCGCGTGCAGGCGGTCGTGGAGAATCCTGCGCCCGCGCCCGCGCCTGCGCCCGCGCCTGCGCCCGCGCCGGCACCCGCCGCTGCGCCGACGCCGGAGCCGAGCGAGCCGCCTGCCGCGGAACGCGCCTTCGCCGCTGCCTGGGAGCTGCTCCGCGGTGGCGATCCAGCCGGGGCCGCCGCCGCCTTCGGCGCCATCGACAGCCTGGCGCCCGCGCCGCCCCTCGCCGAAGACGCCGCCTACTGGCGGATCGTCGCCCTCGGCAACGCAGGGGATCCCGGTGCGGCGACCCCGGCGATGGAGCGCTTCCTTCGCGACCACCCGGGCTCCAGGCGGGCAGGGGAGGTCCACCTCATGCTCGGCCTGCGCCTGCTGGCCACGGGGCAACATCCCGCAGCGCGGCGCCACCTCGAGCGGGCAGCAGCCGATCCGCTGCCGGCGATCCGCAGCAGCGCCGCCGCCGCGCTCGAACGCATCGACTGA
- a CDS encoding RNA polymerase sigma factor, with translation MSKLLPLQRSGGGTAVLSDEALLAACAVGDHGALSVLFQRHHGRVHGFCERLAPGADVEDLVQNTFLAAWTRAASFRGHASARAWLFAIAANLARKSRRSEERKRSALSLLRLVPAPPSRPVDEQVCQRQLLGRLAEALEELPHDLRVAFVLCEIEEVPGVEAARVLEIRPGTLWRRLHDARKRLLPLLEGEKP, from the coding sequence GTGAGCAAGCTCCTGCCCCTGCAGCGCAGCGGCGGCGGCACCGCCGTCCTCTCCGACGAGGCGCTGCTCGCAGCCTGCGCCGTCGGCGATCACGGCGCGCTCTCGGTCCTCTTCCAGCGCCACCACGGCAGGGTCCACGGCTTCTGCGAGCGGCTGGCCCCAGGCGCCGACGTCGAGGACCTGGTGCAGAACACCTTCCTCGCCGCGTGGACCCGGGCCGCCAGCTTCCGGGGCCACGCGAGCGCCAGGGCCTGGCTCTTCGCCATCGCCGCCAACCTGGCGCGCAAGAGCCGGCGCAGCGAGGAACGCAAGCGGAGCGCGCTCTCGCTGCTGCGCCTCGTTCCCGCGCCGCCGTCGCGACCGGTGGACGAGCAGGTCTGCCAGCGCCAGCTCCTCGGCAGGCTGGCGGAGGCCCTCGAAGAGCTGCCGCACGACCTGCGGGTGGCCTTCGTGCTCTGCGAGATCGAGGAGGTCCCCGGGGTGGAGGCGGCCCGGGTCCTCGAGATCCGCCCCGGTACCCTCTGGCGCCGCCTGCACGACGCGCGCAAGCGCCTGCTCCCCCTTCTCGAGGGAGAGAAGCCATGA